One window of Scheffersomyces stipitis CBS 6054 chromosome 1, whole genome shotgun sequence genomic DNA carries:
- a CDS encoding 60S ribosomal protein L12: MPPKFDPSEVKYLYLRAVGGEVGASSALAPKIGPLGLSPKKVGEDIAKATKDFKGIKVTVKLTIQNRQATASVVPSASSLVITALKEPPRDRKKEKNVKHSGNIPLEEIFDIARQMKEKSFGKTLASVSKEILGTAQSVGCRVEGKNPHDIIDAINAGEIDVPEN; the protein is encoded by the coding sequence ATGCCTCCAAAGTTCGATCCATCTGAAGTTAAGTACCTTTACTTGAGAGCCGTCGGTGGTGAAGTCGGTGCTTCCTCCGCCTTGGCCCCAAAGATTGGTCCATTGGGTTTGTCCCCAAAGAAGGTTGGTGAAGATATCGCCAAGGCCACCAAGGACTTCAAGGGTATCAAGGTTACCGTCAAATTAACAATCCAAAACAGACAAGCTACCGCTTCTGTTGTTCCATCTGCCTCTTCCTTAGTCATCACTGCCTTGAAGGAACCACCTAGAGATagaaagaaggaaaagaacGTCAAGCACTCTGGTAACATTCCAttagaagaaatcttcgACATTGCTAGACAAATGAAGGAAAAGTCCTTCGGTAAGACCTTGGCCTCTGTTTCTAAGGAAATCTTAGGTACTGCCCAATCCGTTGGTTGTCGTGTTGAAGGTAAGAACCCTCACGACATCATCGACGCTATTAACGCTGGTGAAATTGATGTTCCAGAAAACTAA
- the FRM1 gene encoding formamidase: MSNPIRYVTKVDLNKPGDEQPQVHNRWHPDVPFTETIKQGETVKIECLDWTGNQIVNSDDADDIKNVDLSRIHYLSGPFNIEGAKPGDVLVVEIKDVQPLDRQPWGYCGIFHKTNGGGFLDKFYPEAAKAIFDLEGIHATSRHIPNVKFTGLIHPGIMGTAPSAEVLAEWTAREGKLVAAEQHAHDTAVANLPLSVNAHGGSATGDLAEKIATEGARTIPGRPEHGGNCDIKNLSRGSKCYFPIYVDGAKLSVGDLHFSQGDGEISFCGAIEMPGVLTINCKVIPGGMEKLSLKSPMFIPGDVPNQYGPSRYLTFEGFSVDEEGEQKFLCATTAYRQACIRAIEYLRRFGYNDYQIYLFLSTAPVEGHIAGIVDVPNACTTLGIPIDIFEFDIRPEAEPVKIDQGNCAFVKGTDHPVTYDFKDFIK; the protein is encoded by the coding sequence ATGAGTAATCCAATTCGTTATGTTACCAAGGTCGACTTGAACAAGCCAGGTGACGAACAACCTCAAGTACACAACAGATGGCACCCAGATGTTCCCTTTACTGAAACCATCAAGCAGGGTGAAACTGTCAAAATTGAGTGTTTGGACTGGACAGGAAACCAGATAGTCAATTCGGACGACGCAGACGATATCAAGAACGTGGACTTATCTAGAATCCACTATTTATCTGGGCCATTCAACATTGAAGGAGCCAAACCTGGAGATGTCCTTGTCgtagaaatcaaagatGTGCAACCTTTAGATAGACAGCCATGGGGTTACTGTGGAATATTCCATAAAACTAACGGTGGAGGGTTCCTTGACAAATTCTATCCTGAAGCAGCCAAGGCTATATTCGATTTGGAAGGTATCCATGCTACATCTAGACATATCCCCAATGTCAAATTCACTGGTCTTATTCATCCTGGCATTATGGGGACAGCACCTTCTGCTGAAGTATTGGCTGAATGGACTGCACGTGAAGGAAAACTAGTTGCTGCAGAGCAGCATGCGCACGATACCGCGGTTGCAAATCTTCCCCTTTCAGTAAATGCCCATGGAGGCCTGGCAACTGGCGATTTGGCTGAAAAGATAGCCACTGAAGGAGCACGCACCATTCCTGGAAGACCCGAACATGGAGGTAACTGCGATATCAAGAATCTCTCCAGAGGCTCCAAGTGCTATTTCCCAATCTACGTTGATGGCGCCAAGCTTTCTGTAGGAGACTTGCACTTCTCACAAGGTGATGGTGAAATATCCTTCTGTGGAGCAATTGAGATGCCTGGAGTACTCACCATCAACTGTAAAGTCATCCCTGGAGGAATGGAAAAGTTGTCTTTGAAGTCTCCCATGTTCATTCCAGGAGATGTCCCCAACCAGTACGGCCCTTCCAGATACTTGACTTTTGAAGGTTTCTCAGTTGACGAGGAAGGTGAACAGAAGTTCTTATGTGCTACTACAGCCTATAGACAAGCCTGTATCAGAGCAATTGAATACTTGAGAAGATTTGGTTACAACGATTACCAGATTTACTTATTCTTGTCAACTGCTCCAGTAGAAGGACATATTGCAggtattgttgatgttccAAATGCATGTACTACTCTTGGAATTCCAATTGATATCTTTGAATTCGATATCAGACCTGAAGCTGAGCCAGTCAAAATCGATCAGGGAAATTGCGCTTTCGTAAAGGGGACAGATCATCCTGTGACGTATGACTTCAAGGATTTCATAAAGTGA
- a CDS encoding predicted protein — protein sequence MASPVTLDSFLQWDPAQVASFINSVVPDDGRSVGLAFLDNNIEGSLLPFLTTEHLRELGILKLHTRLTIKRAINDLICQHYSKNPPQSLNDPEYKLNNININNNHISLESLQLSTVLIKDMIKKVGVFAKQQALSEMSSPGSPGQIEMKKLHDNFNKLKTDLIPVIRLLKDSKPLPTPVLDSPTTSYMSSNSDHDDSTLSNSNANTLALRNVAALNTVANRNSNATNLTNLPSPTYSKRFSSGSILSLGTGKVVQQAVPKLEPRLNNDFHLQTIPQSLSNRSISESHVETFASSQARPRLVETKSSGATPTTANASKAIGNGSVPGATVLKPTLKSYGSNQQIGQQPKPSSAPAANEPLKQLRASTDDSCLKILQQAMKRHHIPRDDWSKYVLVICYGDKERILKLGEKPVVVFKELQELGKHPAIMLRQLAPTVEDDNNIEYVDSRIGDDIPGGTL from the coding sequence ATGGCTTCGCCCGTAACCCTAGACTCGTTTCTTCAATGGGATCCAGCACAGGTGGCTTCGTTCATCAACTCTGTAGTACCTGACGATGGCCGATCCGTCGGTCTTGCATTTCTAGACAACAACATCGAAGGATCGTTGCTTCCGTTCTTGACAACTGAACATCTCCGAGAGCTAGGCATTCTCAAATTACATACTAGACTCACGATAAAGCGAGCCATAAACGATTTGATTTGCCAGCATTACCTGAAAAACCCCCCGCAATCACTAAATGATCCAGAATACAAActcaacaacatcaacatcaacaataaccaTATCAGCCTCGagtctcttcaactttccACCGTTTTAATAAAAGACATGATTAAGAAAGTGGGAGTTTTTGCCAAACAACAGGCACTTTCTGAAATGTCATCGCCTGGCTCTCCGGGCCAGattgaaatgaaaaaaCTCCACgataacttcaacaaactcaAGACTGACTTGATCCCCGTGATACGATTGTTGAAAGACTCGAAGCCTCTTCCCACTCCCGTCTTGGATTCGCCTACTACTAGTTATATGAGTAGCAATTCAGACCATGACGACAGCACTCTTTCAAACTCAAATGCCAACACTTTGGCACTCAGAAACGTAGCCGCTTTGAATACGGTTGCGAACAGAAACTCAAACGCAACAAACTTAACAAATTTGCCCAGTCCTACTTACTCCAAGAGATTCTCTTCTGGTTCCATCTTATCTTTGGGAACAGGCAAAGTAGTACAACAGGCTGTTCCCAAACTCGAACCCAGATTAAATAATGACTTCCATTTGCAGACCATCCCTCAGAGTTTGTCTAATAGAAGTATCAGTGAGTCACACGTAGAAACTTTTGCCTCTTCACAAGCAAGACCTCGTTTAGTAGAAACCAAATCTTCTGGAGCTACGCCAACAACAGCCAATGCATCCAAGGCAATTGGTAACGGATCAGTGCCTGGAGCAACTGTTCTCAAGCCAACACTAAAACTGTATGGAAGCAACCAGCAAATCGGTCAACAACCTAAGCCATCTTCTGCTCCTGCTGCCAATGAGCCTCTAAAGCAGCTCAGAGCTTCTACAGACGATTCCTGTCTCAAGATCTTGCAACAGGCAATGAAAAGACATCATATTCCACGTGACGACTGGTCCAAGTACGTCTTGGTCATTTGCTATGGTGATAAGGAGAGAATCCTCAAACTTGGCGAAAAGCCTGTCGTTGTCTTTAAGGAACTCCAGGAGTTGGGCAAACATCCAGCCATCATGTTGAGACAGTTAGCTCCTACAGTAGAAGACGATAATAATATAGAATACGTAGACTCTCGGATCGGTGACGATATTCCGGGAGGGACGCTATAG
- a CDS encoding oxidoreductase activity, with protein sequence MAPVRYTNPNTVYSRVEDEDADHEGYLSVAKEFKVISKAPDYLPTWNKAEKYEPLQFQEHIDAGTKADPALPNLFNKGTEFKTKNITPKLGTEVFGVQLSQLDSAGKDELALFVAKRGLVVFRDQDLASKGPAFQTELGRHFGPLHIHPTSGAPKDHPELHVVYRRPDVKDLFEHRNNLVGFHSDVTYELQPPGTTFLAVVEGPESGGDTLFADTVEAYNRLSPEFQKRLEGLHVLHSAVEQANFSRKNGGVVKRDPVQNIHPLVRTHPVTGEKALFINSGFSRKIVELKEEESDYLLTFLLNHINNSHDLQARAKWEANTVVVWDNRRVVHSAILDWDTSEARLAYRITPQAERPVYDLKDLNTPDENKLYKGPDYQ encoded by the coding sequence ATGGCTCCAGTTCGTTACACAAACCCAAACACCGTCTACAGCAGagtagaagacgaagacgcAGACCACGAAGGCTACTTGTCGGTCGCTAAGGAATTCAAGGTCATTTCCAAGGCTCCAGACTACTTGCCAACATGGAACAAGGCTGAAAAGTACGAACCCTTGCAATTCCAAGAGCACATCGATGCTGGTACTAAGGCTGACCCAGCCCTTCcaaacttgttcaacaagggAACCGAGTTCAAGACTAAGAACATCACTCCAAAGTTGGGAACCGAAGTCTTTGGTGTTCAGCTTTCTCAGTTGGACTCTGCCGGTAAGGATGAATTAGCTTTGTTCGTAGCAAAGAGAGGTCTCGTTGTCTTCAGAGACCAAGACCTCGCTTCCAAGGGTCCAGCCTTCCAGACTGAGCTCGGTAGACACTTCGGTCCTTTGCACATCCACCCAACTTCAGGTGCTCCAAAGGACCACCCAGAGTTGCACGTTGTGTACAGACGTCCAGATGTAAAGGATCTCTTTGAACACAGAAACAACTTGGTTGGCTTCCATTCCGATGTTACCTACGAATTGCAACCTCCAGGAACTACTTTCCTCGCCGTTGTCGAAGGACCAGAATCAGGTGGTGACACTTTGTTTGCTGACACCGTTGAAGCTTACAACCGTTTGTCTCCAGaattccagaagagattggaaGGTTTGCACGTCTTGCACAGTGCTGTGGAACAAGCCAACTTTTCTAGAAAGAATGGTGGTGTCGTCAAGAGAGACCCAGTACAGAACATTCATCCTTTGGTCAGAACTCACCCAGTCACTGGTGAAAAGGCTCTTTTCATCAACTCTGGTTTCTCCAGAAAGATTGTcgaattgaaagaagaagaatccGACTACTTGTTGactttcttgttgaaccacatcaacaactctcACGACTTGCAAGCAAGAGCTAAGTGGGAGGCTaacactgttgttgtctgGGATAACAGAAGAGTCGTTCACTCTGCTATCTTGGACTGGGACACTAGCGAAGCTAGATTGGCTTACAGAATCACTCCTCAAGCTGAAAGACCAGTCTACGACTTGAAGGACTTGAACACTCCAGACGAAAATAAGTTGTACAAGGGTCCAGACTACCAGTAG
- a CDS encoding predicted protein — MPFQLAPPQIGVVHAYGYNRTAFEFTSTPHDQAPNVLLFVAGLTNGILDVPYLPQLAEKIAKLNTKDGKWVLFQIIITSSYNGWATSSLKNDTRDIAKFISYLRSSPGGSRKKVVLMGHSTGCQDTIEYISKTQYKPNFAASSKIDAGILQAPISDSEALRLNSGLSEDSFEELLNVVQEEYLDKGKSSHILPDNYTKIVFNTPISAYRFYSLASKRGDDDYFSSYLTRQDFKESFGKVNVPLLTLYGSKDQFVPDFVDKEKLIEEWKQATDPEYWSPLSKILKGATHDVGEGSDEDAVEDLLDTVYKFIESL; from the coding sequence ATGCCGTTCCAACTAGCTCCCCCACAAATCGGAGTTGTCCATGCCTATGGCTACAACAGAACAGCGTTTGAGTTCACCTCCACACCCCACGACCAAGCACCCAACGTTCTACTCTTCGTGGCTGGTCTTACCAATGGTATCCTCGACGTGCCCTATCTACCTCAACTAGCCGAGAAAATAGCCAAACTCAACACCAAGGATGGAAAATGGGTGCTCTTCCAAATCATCATAACTTCGTCTTATAATGGATGGGCTACCTCGTCGTTGAAAAACGATACCAGAGACATAGCCAAGTTCATTTCCTACTTGAGATCCCTGCCAGGAGGctccagaaagaaagtAGTGCTCATGGGCCACTCTACAGGCTGCCAGGATACGATTGAATATATCTCGAAAACACAATACAAACCCAACTTCGCTGCTCTGTCTAAAATCGATGCCGGTATCTTACAAGCTCCAATTTCAGACCTGGAAGCCTTGCGATTGAACTCAGGACTTTCTGAGGACAGCTTTGAGGAGTTGCTCAATGTAGTTCAAGAGGAGTATCTCGATAAAGGCAAATCTAGCCATATATTACCTGACAACTACACTAAAATCGTTTTCAACACTCCCATATCTGCCTATAGGTTCTATTCGTTGGCCAGCAAGAGAGGAGACGACGATTATTTCTCGTCGTACTTGACTCGGCAGGATTTCAAGGAATCCTTCGGTAAAGTAAATGTGCCATTACTCACTCTCTACGGATCCAAGGACCAGTTTGTTCCTGACTTTGTAGACAAGGAGAAACTTATTGAGGAGTGGAAACAAGCAACCGACCCTGAGTACTGGAGCCCACTAAGCAAAATTCTTAAAGGTGCTACTCATGATGTTGGAGAAGGCTCTGATGAGGATGCAGTGGAAGATCTACTAGACACAGTGTATAAGTTCATTGAATCATTATAG
- a CDS encoding ScSEC23 cytoplasmic GTPase-activating protein-like protein, with translation MNSKFAHLEDVDGVRFNWNLFPSTRLEASRLTTPLGCLYTPLHARSCNLLPIPQLTANPLSCDTCGNYVNPYIKLDRANGMWWCPFCEKRTSIPKDYAIPASQTASVEDWPIEWRQTSTTVVYELPEDIDNKIAPDLPLVYLFVVDLYQHIDHSGDDSFETLKSTLASTIATLPTNSLVGLITYDETVKVYNISSEKYAGFPKDTLSVSDAKTFSYKKVWSQESVEKVLKKLQLQYDSLPYDYTKSEAYTKGILVEVGLHKTKILETIHSLSPKYTDSYKPLRSSGLAHYISTVILANATHKNCLGKVLLLASGPCTNQPGRIITSDSSETIRSHKDIQDMKSPNFVSSSLFYKTLSYIACGQTFAKAKAIGESPSTKTTDYDIPSTAPRWSVDMFSVSLDQVGICEMRALADATMGKIHLYETFTSSRFKSDLLASVRSEDSHYMSTLSVSTSKDLKLSQLIFSGGYALPSSYSKAEKHYEKHHDKISDTITNFDSANSKRNFTNRWSFNCLTCNDTMSLFFESITVRSSKDLKSFGTSDVYIQFQLKFWDANQQVWKLRITTIKKPTTLSILLRNQIRLSNGDIKLVNSKSEVLKEHEQLMSFDQECWTILLARLLINKIDTALGYDKFDNLIKTIDKVTVKLLKNFGGMSVKVNHRLGDSNPYSRLQQIYEINENFKNLTSYIYNLRKNPLLVNVFNSSPDETSFYHSSFLRLGDAASLTAIQPKLFQLANGKLDEILLDSNCLKFASGTFLIMDATFSVTIYFISSAENKLKLHPSNNDSLVDSRDSSIIESLDSVKLLLGNAPRPMIPKIIVTQTGHSQARFLISRLNPIEKDLQAEYEEAHLPKKNKGFFGLFGGSQQVQKYDKIMTDELSLKQYYDGLIKLIDIYRVEDD, from the coding sequence ATGAACAGCAAATTCGCCCATTTGGAGGATGTAGATGGGGTAAGGTTCAATTGGAATTTGTTTCCCTCCACGCGGCTAGAAGCCTCCCGCTTGACCACACCTTTGGGATGTCTCTATACTCCCTTACATGCCAGAAGTTGCAATTTATTGCCAATTCCACAACTAACAGCAAATCCACTCTCTTGCGACACTTGTGGCAATTACGTAAACCCATATATCAAACTCGACCGTGCCAATGGCATGTGGTGGTGTCCTTTCTGTGAAAAAAGAACTTCCATACCAAAAGATTATGCCATACCAGCCTCACAGACAGCCTCAGTGGAAGATTGGCCCATAGAATGGAGACAGACTTCTACAACAGTAGTATACGAACTTCCCGAGGATATAGACAACAAAATCGCGCCAGACTTGCCCCTAGTCTATTTGTTTGTTGTAGATTTGTACCAGCACATAGACCATTCTGGTGACGATTCGTTCGAAACACTAAAACTGACACTAGCTCTGACTATTGCAACCTTGCCCACAAATAGTCTAGTAGGTTTGATAACATACGATGAGACAGTAAAAGTGTATAATATTAGTCTGGAAAAGTATGCGGGCTTTCCAAAGGACACTCTATCGGTCTCCGATGCTAAGACGTTCTCCTACAAGAAGGTGTGGAGTCAGGAATCTGTGGAaaaggtgttgaagaaacttcaactccaataCGATTCTCTTCCATATGACTATACAAAGAGCGAAGCATATACCAAGGGAATATTGGTAGAGGTGGGCTTGCATAAAACCAAGATTCTAGAGACCATTCATTCATTATCCCCCAAGTACACGGATTCATATAAACCATTGCGTTCCTCTGGATTGGCCCATTATATTAGTACTGTCATTCTAGCCAATGCTACCCATAAGAACTGTCTTGGAAAGGTACTCCTTCTTGCTAGTGGACCTTGTACAAACCAACCGGGACGTATTATTACATCGGATTCCTCAGAAACTATCCGTTCTCATAAAGATATCCAAGACATGAAGTCTCCCAACTTTGTATCTTCTCTGCTATTCTACAAAACATTATCGTATATTGCTTGTGGTCAGACATTTGCTAAAGCTAAAGCTATTGGAGAAAGTCCATCTACGAAAACGACAGATTATGATATTCCTTCCACAGCTCCCAGATGGAGTGTCGATATGTTTTCAGTATCGTTAGACCAAGTTGGTATTTGTGAAATGAGAGCCCTCGCAGATGCAACTATGGGCAAAATTCATTTGTACGAAACATTTACCTCTTCTCGTTTCAAGTCAGATCTCTTGGCTTCTGTTCGATCTGAGGACAGCCATTATATGAGTACTTTATCGGTTTCTACCTCCAAGGACTTGAAGCTTTCTCAGTTGATTTTTAGTGGTGGATACGCTTTACCTTCTTCATACAGCAAAGCAGAGAAACACTACGAGAAGCACCATGACAAGATTTCAGACACAATCACCAATTTTGACTCGGCGAATCTGAAGCGAAATTTTACAAACAGATGGTCGTTCAATTGTTTGACATGCAACGATACTATGTCCCTCTTCTTTGAACTGATCACAGTTAGATCTTCGAAAGATTTGAAGCTGTTTGGAACTAGTGATGTCTACATACAGTTTCAGTTGAAGTTTTGGGATGCCAATCAACAAGTTTGGAAACTTCGTATCACAACAATAAAGAAGCCCACTACTTTGTCGATATTATTACGTAACCAAATTAGACTATCTAATGGAGACATCAAACTTGTGAATTCCAAAAGTGAAGTTCTCAAAGAACATGAGCAATTGATGAGTTTCGACCAGGAGTGTTGGACGATTTTGCTTGCAAGActcttgatcaacaagattgACACTGCATTGGGGTATGATAAGTttgacaacttgatcaaaacAATTGACAAAGTGACTGTAAAACTTTTAAAGAATTTTGGTGGAATGTCGGTGAAAGTGAATCACAGATTGGGAGACTCGAACCCTTATCTGAGATTGCAACAGATATATGAGATTAACGAAAACTTTAAAAACTTGACATCGTACATTTACAACTTGAGGAAAAATCCACTTTTGGTCAATGTATTTAATTCAAGTCCTGATGAGACATCCTTCTAtcattcttcatttcttcgACTCGGCGATGCTGCTTCTCTAACTGCGATACAACCAAAGCTTTTTCAGTTGGCTAACGGCAAGCTAGATGAGATTCTTTTGGATTCCAACTGTTTGAAGTTTGCATCTGGAACATTTCTCATAATGGATGCTACTTTTTCAGTTACGATTTATTTCATCAGCAGTGCAGAAAATAAATTGAAACTTCACCCTTCTAATAACGACAGTCTTGTCGATAGTAGAGATTCAAGCATTATAGAATCATTGGATAGTGTAAAGCTATTACTTGGGAATGCCCCCAGACCAATGATTCCCAAGATCATCGTGACTCAGACCGGTCATTCGCAGGCAAGATTTCTAATATCCAGATTAAATCCAATTGAAAAGGATCTCCAAGCTGAATATGAAGAAGCTCATCttcccaagaagaacaaaggGTTCTTTGGACTTTTTGGTGGTTCGCAACAAGTACAGAAATATGACAAGATAATGACAGATGAACTCAGCCTCAAGCAGTACTATGATGGCTTGATAAAATTAATAGACATTTATAGAGTAGAGGATGACTAA
- a CDS encoding acyl-coA-binding protein — translation MSDSVDRVFVKAITTIRALSTRSNYGSLPRPPAENRIKLYGLYKQATEGDVDGIMPRPVGFTPEDEGAKKKWDAWKREQCLSKTEAKRRYISYLIETMKVYASGTLEARELLSELEYLWDQIKDIHYESEDEHDHNIPLPSRSPSFSQAAQSDRYSNVTPSIVPNQQYRNNLQKIYSHSRRSTMFSINDYVQQQRLQQQAQPQDHDTNVNTGIAGVGTASLYSLPMVDPRVKPQSVHSLPGNTSVNNIPAGTIQEFKNWQGEVNQVINKLTREFVNSRREYSRYNHKENEPIEEEEQLDEVQLLKRRVYHILKIVGKHCVTFLKNFSISLITILFIVWCVKKNVLVDRTVVKQPLGGTSSKQKKELIIKMVINTDENKWFIRLLSFINSFVGFV, via the exons ATGTCTGATTCAGTTG ACCGTGTTTTTGTCAAGGCCATCACTACCATCAGAGCATTATCCACCCGGTCCAACTACGGCTCGTTACCACGTCCGCCTGCCGAAAACAGAATCAAACTCTATGGTCTCTACAAACAGGCTACGGAGGGAGATGTTGATGGTATCATGCCTAGACCTGTTGGATTCACACCTGAAGACGAGGGTGCAAAGAAAAAATGGGATGCTTGGAAACGTGAACAGTGCTTATCCAAAACTGAAGCCAAGCGGAGATACATCTCTTATCTCATTGAGACTATGAAGGTGTATGCCAGTGGGACTTTGGAGGCACGTGAGTTGTTGAGTGAGTTGGAATACTTATGGGACCAAATTAAAGATATCCATTACGAAAGTGAAGACGAGCATGACCATAACATTCCCTTACCTTCACGGTCACCACTGTTTAGCCAGGCTGCTCAATCAGACCGCTATTCAAATGTGACACCCAGCATTGTGCCCAACCAGCAGTACCGCAACAACTTGCAAAAGATATACCTGCACTCAAGGAGAAGCACCATGTTCTCCATCAATGACTATGTCCAACAGCAAAgactacaacaacaagcacAACCACAGGATCATGATACGAATGTCAACACTGGAATCGCTGGTGTAGGCACGGCTTCTTTGTATTCATTGCCCATGGTAGATCCCAGAGTCAAGCCACAGCTGGTTCATTCATTGCCTGGCAACACATCTGTTAACAACATCCCGGCCGGAACCATCCAGGAGTTCAAAAATTGGCAGGGTGAGGTGAACCAAGtgatcaacaaattgacCAGGGAGTTCGTGAACAGCAGGCGCGAGTACCTGAGATATAACCACAAAGAGAATGAGCCTATCGAAGAGGAAGAACAGCTTGACGAAGTACAACTCTTGAAGCGTAGAGTCTAccacatcttgaagattgtaGGCAAGCACTGTGTGACCTTCCTCAAGAATTTCTCCATCAGCTTGATTACCATCTTGTTCATTGTATGGTGTGTCAAGAAGAACGTTCTCGTTGACAGAACGGTGGTAAAACAGCCACTTGGTGGCACTTCATCAAAGCAAAAGAAGGAGTTGATTATCAAGATGGTCATCAACACCGACGAGAACAAATGGTTTATTAGATTGTTGAGCTTTATTAATAGCTTTGTAGGATTCGTCTAG